From Loxodonta africana isolate mLoxAfr1 chromosome 2, mLoxAfr1.hap2, whole genome shotgun sequence, the proteins below share one genomic window:
- the JADE2 gene encoding E3 ubiquitin-protein ligase Jade-2 isoform X4, with the protein MQQLLEGWKRRGESTPSAATTLTPLTATLHLRQDAPNCPAAPSQAGPGRTKRSPRRILPPLEGPPTQVSLSSSEFGEGSQPDWPEGSRYDLDEIDAYWLELINSELKEMERPELDELTLERVLEELETLCHQNMARAIETQEGLGIEYDEDVVCDVCRSPEGEDGNEMVFCDKCNVCVHQACYGILKVPTGSWLCRTCALGVQPKCLLCPKRGGALKPTRSGTKWVHVSCALWIPEVSIGCPEKMEPITKISHIPASRWALSCSLCKECTGTCIQCSMPSCITAFHVTCAFDHGLEMRTILADNDEVKFKSFCQEHSDGGPRGDPTSEPAEPSPAGEDLEKVTLRKQRLQQLEEDFYELVEPTEVAERLNLAEALVDFIYQYWKLKRKANANQPLLTPKTDEVDNLAQQEQDVLYRRLKLFTHLRQDLERVRNLCYMVTRRERTKHAICKLQEQIFHLQMKLIEQDLCRERSGRRAKGKKNDSKRKGHEGPKGSPEKKEKVKTGHESVLGQLGLSTPFPIDGTFFNSWLAQSVQITAENMAMSEWSLNNGHHEDPAPGLLSEELLQDEETLLSFMRDPSLRPGDPARKARSRTRLPAKKKPPPPQDGPGPRTTPDKSPKKPWGQDAGTGKGVQGPPARKPPRRTPSHLPSSPTAGDCPIPVAPESPPPLAPETPDEAAPMAADSNVQVPGPTASPKPLGRLQPPRESKGSRRSPGTRPDTGTGPPSAMAERAKVRLHFDTETDGYFSDGEMSDSDIEAEDSGVQRGPREAGAEEVVRMGVLAS; encoded by the exons GCCACACTACATCTGCGTCAAGATGCTCCAAACTGCCCAGCAGCACCAAGTCAGGCTGGCCCCGGCAGAACGAAAAGAAGCCCTCGGAG GATCCTGCCACCACTGGAAGGCCCCCCTACCCAGGTGTCCCTGAGCAGCTCTGAATTTGGTGAGGGCTCCCAGCCCGATTGGCCAGAAGGCAGCCGCTATGACCTGGACGAGATTGACGCCTACTGGCTGGAGCTCATTAACTCAGAGCTCAAGGAGATGG AGAGGCCGGAGCTGGACGAGCTGACCTTAGAGCGTGTGCTGGAAGAGCTAgagacactgtgccaccagaacatGGCACGGGCCATCGAGACGCAGGAGGGGCTGGGCATCGAGTATGATGAGGATGTGGTTTGTGACGTGTGTCGCTCTCCCGAGGGCGAGGATGGCAACGAGATGGTCTTCTGTGACAAGTGCAACGTCTGTGTGCACCAG GCGTGCTATGGGATTCTCAAGGTGCCCACGGGCAGCTGGCTGTGCCGGACATGCGCCCTGGGTGTCCAGCCAAAGTGCCTGCTCTGCCCCAAGCGAGGAGGAGCCCTGAAGCCAACAAGAAGCGGAACCAAGTGGGTGCACGTCAGCTGTGCCCTGTGGATTCCTGAG GTCAGCATTGGCTGCCCCGAGAAGATGGAGCCCATCACCAAGATCTCACATATCCCAGCCAGCCGCtgggctctgtcctgcagtctctGCAAGGAGTGCACAGGCACCTGCATCCAG TGCTCCATGCCTTCCTGCATCACGGCGTTTCACGTCACATGCGCCTTTGACCATGGCCTGGAAATGCGGACTATATTAGCTGACAACGATGAGGTCAAGTTCAAGTCCTTCTGCCAGGAGCACAGTGACGGGGGCCCTCGGGGTGATCCCACATCTGAACCTGCAGAGCCTAGCCCAGCTGGTGAGGACCTGGAAAAGGTGACCCTACGAAAGCAGCGGCTGCAGCAGCTGGAGGAAGACTTCTACGAGCTGGTGGAGCCAACTGAGGTAGCTGAGCGGCTGAACCTGGCAGAGGCGCTGGTCGACTTCATCTACCAGTACTGGAAACTGAAGAGGAAAGCCAATGCTAACCAACCGCTGCTGACTCCCAAGACCGACGAGGTGGACAACCTAGCCCAGCAGGAGCAAGATGTGCTTTATCGCCGCCTCAAGCTCTTCACGCACCTGCGGCAGGACTTGGAGAGG GTTAGAAATCTGTGCTACATGGTGACAAGGCGCGAGAGAACGAAACACGCCATCTGCAAACTCCAGGAGCAGATATTCCACCTGCAGATGAAACTTATTGAACAGGATCTGTGTCGAG AGCGGTCTGGGAGGAGAGCAAAGGGCAAGAAGAATGACTCGAAAAGGAAAGGCCACGAGGGCCCGAAGGGCAGCcctgagaagaaagagaaagtgaAGACTGGGCATGAGTCTGTCCTGGGGCAGCTGG GCCTGTCCACTCCATTTCCCATTGATGGCACCTTCTTCAACAGCTGGCTGGCGCAGTCAGTGCAGATCACAGCAGAGAACATGGCCATGAGTGAGTGGTCACTCAACAACGGACATCATGAGGACCCCGCCCCAGGGCTGCTGTCAGAGGAGCTGCTACAGGATGAGGAGACACTGCTCAGCTTCATGCGAGACCCCTCGCTGCGGCCCGGAGACCCTGCTAGGAAGGCCCGCAGCCGCACCCGCCTTCCAGCCAAGAAGAAGCCACCACCGCCACAGGATGGGCCAGGTCCACGGACGACTCCAGACAAATCACCCAAGAAGCCCTGGGGCCAGGATGCAGGCACTGGCAAAGGGGTTCAAGGGCCACCTGCCAGGAAACCACCACGGCGGACACCTTCTCACCTGCCGTCCAGCCCTACGGCCGGGGACTGTCCCATCCCAGTAGCTCCTGAGAGCCCCCCACCACTGGCCCCCGAGACCCCAGACGAGGCAGCTCCTATGGCTGCTGACTCGAATGTCCAAGTGCCTGGCCCTACGGCGAGCCCCAAGCCATTGGGTCGGCTCCAGCCGCCCCGTGAGAGCAAGGGAAGTCGGAGGTCGCCGGGTACCAGGCCAGATACTGGGACAGGACCACCTTCTGCTATGGCTGAAAGGGCAAAGGTCAGGCTACACTTTGACACTGAGACTGATGGCTACTTCTCGGATGGGGAGATGAGCGACTCAGACATAGAGGCCGAGGACAGCGGTGTACAGCGGGGTCCCCGGGAGGCAGGGGCTGAGGAGGTGGTCCGCATGGGCGTACTGGCCTCCTAA
- the JADE2 gene encoding E3 ubiquitin-protein ligase Jade-2 isoform X1, which yields MEEKRRKYSISSDNSDTTDSHTTSASRCSKLPSSTKSGWPRQNEKKPSEVFRTDLITAMKIPDSYQLSPDDYYILADPWRQEWEKGVQVPAGAEAIPEPVVRILPPLEGPPTQVSLSSSEFGEGSQPDWPEGSRYDLDEIDAYWLELINSELKEMERPELDELTLERVLEELETLCHQNMARAIETQEGLGIEYDEDVVCDVCRSPEGEDGNEMVFCDKCNVCVHQACYGILKVPTGSWLCRTCALGVQPKCLLCPKRGGALKPTRSGTKWVHVSCALWIPEVSIGCPEKMEPITKISHIPASRWALSCSLCKECTGTCIQCSMPSCITAFHVTCAFDHGLEMRTILADNDEVKFKSFCQEHSDGGPRGDPTSEPAEPSPAGEDLEKVTLRKQRLQQLEEDFYELVEPTEVAERLNLAEALVDFIYQYWKLKRKANANQPLLTPKTDEVDNLAQQEQDVLYRRLKLFTHLRQDLERVRNLCYMVTRRERTKHAICKLQEQIFHLQMKLIEQDLCRERSGRRAKGKKNDSKRKGHEGPKGSPEKKEKVKTGHESVLGQLGLSTPFPIDGTFFNSWLAQSVQITAENMAMSEWSLNNGHHEDPAPGLLSEELLQDEETLLSFMRDPSLRPGDPARKARSRTRLPAKKKPPPPQDGPGPRTTPDKSPKKPWGQDAGTGKGVQGPPARKPPRRTPSHLPSSPTAGDCPIPVAPESPPPLAPETPDEAAPMAADSNVQVPGPTASPKPLGRLQPPRESKGSRRSPGTRPDTGTGPPSAMAERAKVRLHFDTETDGYFSDGEMSDSDIEAEDSGVQRGPREAGAEEVVRMGVLAS from the exons GCCACACTACATCTGCGTCAAGATGCTCCAAACTGCCCAGCAGCACCAAGTCAGGCTGGCCCCGGCAGAACGAAAAGAAGCCCTCGGAG GTTTTTCGGACAGACTTGATCACAGCCATGAAGATCCCGGACTCATACCAGCTCAGCCCCGATGACTACTATATCCTGGCGGACCCATGGCGACAggagtgggagaaaggtgtgcagGTGCCCGCTGGGGCAGAGGCCATTCCAGAGCCCGTGGTGAG GATCCTGCCACCACTGGAAGGCCCCCCTACCCAGGTGTCCCTGAGCAGCTCTGAATTTGGTGAGGGCTCCCAGCCCGATTGGCCAGAAGGCAGCCGCTATGACCTGGACGAGATTGACGCCTACTGGCTGGAGCTCATTAACTCAGAGCTCAAGGAGATGG AGAGGCCGGAGCTGGACGAGCTGACCTTAGAGCGTGTGCTGGAAGAGCTAgagacactgtgccaccagaacatGGCACGGGCCATCGAGACGCAGGAGGGGCTGGGCATCGAGTATGATGAGGATGTGGTTTGTGACGTGTGTCGCTCTCCCGAGGGCGAGGATGGCAACGAGATGGTCTTCTGTGACAAGTGCAACGTCTGTGTGCACCAG GCGTGCTATGGGATTCTCAAGGTGCCCACGGGCAGCTGGCTGTGCCGGACATGCGCCCTGGGTGTCCAGCCAAAGTGCCTGCTCTGCCCCAAGCGAGGAGGAGCCCTGAAGCCAACAAGAAGCGGAACCAAGTGGGTGCACGTCAGCTGTGCCCTGTGGATTCCTGAG GTCAGCATTGGCTGCCCCGAGAAGATGGAGCCCATCACCAAGATCTCACATATCCCAGCCAGCCGCtgggctctgtcctgcagtctctGCAAGGAGTGCACAGGCACCTGCATCCAG TGCTCCATGCCTTCCTGCATCACGGCGTTTCACGTCACATGCGCCTTTGACCATGGCCTGGAAATGCGGACTATATTAGCTGACAACGATGAGGTCAAGTTCAAGTCCTTCTGCCAGGAGCACAGTGACGGGGGCCCTCGGGGTGATCCCACATCTGAACCTGCAGAGCCTAGCCCAGCTGGTGAGGACCTGGAAAAGGTGACCCTACGAAAGCAGCGGCTGCAGCAGCTGGAGGAAGACTTCTACGAGCTGGTGGAGCCAACTGAGGTAGCTGAGCGGCTGAACCTGGCAGAGGCGCTGGTCGACTTCATCTACCAGTACTGGAAACTGAAGAGGAAAGCCAATGCTAACCAACCGCTGCTGACTCCCAAGACCGACGAGGTGGACAACCTAGCCCAGCAGGAGCAAGATGTGCTTTATCGCCGCCTCAAGCTCTTCACGCACCTGCGGCAGGACTTGGAGAGG GTTAGAAATCTGTGCTACATGGTGACAAGGCGCGAGAGAACGAAACACGCCATCTGCAAACTCCAGGAGCAGATATTCCACCTGCAGATGAAACTTATTGAACAGGATCTGTGTCGAG AGCGGTCTGGGAGGAGAGCAAAGGGCAAGAAGAATGACTCGAAAAGGAAAGGCCACGAGGGCCCGAAGGGCAGCcctgagaagaaagagaaagtgaAGACTGGGCATGAGTCTGTCCTGGGGCAGCTGG GCCTGTCCACTCCATTTCCCATTGATGGCACCTTCTTCAACAGCTGGCTGGCGCAGTCAGTGCAGATCACAGCAGAGAACATGGCCATGAGTGAGTGGTCACTCAACAACGGACATCATGAGGACCCCGCCCCAGGGCTGCTGTCAGAGGAGCTGCTACAGGATGAGGAGACACTGCTCAGCTTCATGCGAGACCCCTCGCTGCGGCCCGGAGACCCTGCTAGGAAGGCCCGCAGCCGCACCCGCCTTCCAGCCAAGAAGAAGCCACCACCGCCACAGGATGGGCCAGGTCCACGGACGACTCCAGACAAATCACCCAAGAAGCCCTGGGGCCAGGATGCAGGCACTGGCAAAGGGGTTCAAGGGCCACCTGCCAGGAAACCACCACGGCGGACACCTTCTCACCTGCCGTCCAGCCCTACGGCCGGGGACTGTCCCATCCCAGTAGCTCCTGAGAGCCCCCCACCACTGGCCCCCGAGACCCCAGACGAGGCAGCTCCTATGGCTGCTGACTCGAATGTCCAAGTGCCTGGCCCTACGGCGAGCCCCAAGCCATTGGGTCGGCTCCAGCCGCCCCGTGAGAGCAAGGGAAGTCGGAGGTCGCCGGGTACCAGGCCAGATACTGGGACAGGACCACCTTCTGCTATGGCTGAAAGGGCAAAGGTCAGGCTACACTTTGACACTGAGACTGATGGCTACTTCTCGGATGGGGAGATGAGCGACTCAGACATAGAGGCCGAGGACAGCGGTGTACAGCGGGGTCCCCGGGAGGCAGGGGCTGAGGAGGTGGTCCGCATGGGCGTACTGGCCTCCTAA
- the JADE2 gene encoding E3 ubiquitin-protein ligase Jade-2 isoform X2 gives MRAPRSPAPARGAPGFGSILPASAPAAARSRGQRPSGGHHVARWKRRGESTPSAATTLTPLTATLHLRQDAPNCPAAPSQAGPGRTKRSPRRILPPLEGPPTQVSLSSSEFGEGSQPDWPEGSRYDLDEIDAYWLELINSELKEMERPELDELTLERVLEELETLCHQNMARAIETQEGLGIEYDEDVVCDVCRSPEGEDGNEMVFCDKCNVCVHQACYGILKVPTGSWLCRTCALGVQPKCLLCPKRGGALKPTRSGTKWVHVSCALWIPEVSIGCPEKMEPITKISHIPASRWALSCSLCKECTGTCIQCSMPSCITAFHVTCAFDHGLEMRTILADNDEVKFKSFCQEHSDGGPRGDPTSEPAEPSPAGEDLEKVTLRKQRLQQLEEDFYELVEPTEVAERLNLAEALVDFIYQYWKLKRKANANQPLLTPKTDEVDNLAQQEQDVLYRRLKLFTHLRQDLERVRNLCYMVTRRERTKHAICKLQEQIFHLQMKLIEQDLCRERSGRRAKGKKNDSKRKGHEGPKGSPEKKEKVKTGHESVLGQLGLSTPFPIDGTFFNSWLAQSVQITAENMAMSEWSLNNGHHEDPAPGLLSEELLQDEETLLSFMRDPSLRPGDPARKARSRTRLPAKKKPPPPQDGPGPRTTPDKSPKKPWGQDAGTGKGVQGPPARKPPRRTPSHLPSSPTAGDCPIPVAPESPPPLAPETPDEAAPMAADSNVQVPGPTASPKPLGRLQPPRESKGSRRSPGTRPDTGTGPPSAMAERAKVRLHFDTETDGYFSDGEMSDSDIEAEDSGVQRGPREAGAEEVVRMGVLAS, from the exons GCCACACTACATCTGCGTCAAGATGCTCCAAACTGCCCAGCAGCACCAAGTCAGGCTGGCCCCGGCAGAACGAAAAGAAGCCCTCGGAG GATCCTGCCACCACTGGAAGGCCCCCCTACCCAGGTGTCCCTGAGCAGCTCTGAATTTGGTGAGGGCTCCCAGCCCGATTGGCCAGAAGGCAGCCGCTATGACCTGGACGAGATTGACGCCTACTGGCTGGAGCTCATTAACTCAGAGCTCAAGGAGATGG AGAGGCCGGAGCTGGACGAGCTGACCTTAGAGCGTGTGCTGGAAGAGCTAgagacactgtgccaccagaacatGGCACGGGCCATCGAGACGCAGGAGGGGCTGGGCATCGAGTATGATGAGGATGTGGTTTGTGACGTGTGTCGCTCTCCCGAGGGCGAGGATGGCAACGAGATGGTCTTCTGTGACAAGTGCAACGTCTGTGTGCACCAG GCGTGCTATGGGATTCTCAAGGTGCCCACGGGCAGCTGGCTGTGCCGGACATGCGCCCTGGGTGTCCAGCCAAAGTGCCTGCTCTGCCCCAAGCGAGGAGGAGCCCTGAAGCCAACAAGAAGCGGAACCAAGTGGGTGCACGTCAGCTGTGCCCTGTGGATTCCTGAG GTCAGCATTGGCTGCCCCGAGAAGATGGAGCCCATCACCAAGATCTCACATATCCCAGCCAGCCGCtgggctctgtcctgcagtctctGCAAGGAGTGCACAGGCACCTGCATCCAG TGCTCCATGCCTTCCTGCATCACGGCGTTTCACGTCACATGCGCCTTTGACCATGGCCTGGAAATGCGGACTATATTAGCTGACAACGATGAGGTCAAGTTCAAGTCCTTCTGCCAGGAGCACAGTGACGGGGGCCCTCGGGGTGATCCCACATCTGAACCTGCAGAGCCTAGCCCAGCTGGTGAGGACCTGGAAAAGGTGACCCTACGAAAGCAGCGGCTGCAGCAGCTGGAGGAAGACTTCTACGAGCTGGTGGAGCCAACTGAGGTAGCTGAGCGGCTGAACCTGGCAGAGGCGCTGGTCGACTTCATCTACCAGTACTGGAAACTGAAGAGGAAAGCCAATGCTAACCAACCGCTGCTGACTCCCAAGACCGACGAGGTGGACAACCTAGCCCAGCAGGAGCAAGATGTGCTTTATCGCCGCCTCAAGCTCTTCACGCACCTGCGGCAGGACTTGGAGAGG GTTAGAAATCTGTGCTACATGGTGACAAGGCGCGAGAGAACGAAACACGCCATCTGCAAACTCCAGGAGCAGATATTCCACCTGCAGATGAAACTTATTGAACAGGATCTGTGTCGAG AGCGGTCTGGGAGGAGAGCAAAGGGCAAGAAGAATGACTCGAAAAGGAAAGGCCACGAGGGCCCGAAGGGCAGCcctgagaagaaagagaaagtgaAGACTGGGCATGAGTCTGTCCTGGGGCAGCTGG GCCTGTCCACTCCATTTCCCATTGATGGCACCTTCTTCAACAGCTGGCTGGCGCAGTCAGTGCAGATCACAGCAGAGAACATGGCCATGAGTGAGTGGTCACTCAACAACGGACATCATGAGGACCCCGCCCCAGGGCTGCTGTCAGAGGAGCTGCTACAGGATGAGGAGACACTGCTCAGCTTCATGCGAGACCCCTCGCTGCGGCCCGGAGACCCTGCTAGGAAGGCCCGCAGCCGCACCCGCCTTCCAGCCAAGAAGAAGCCACCACCGCCACAGGATGGGCCAGGTCCACGGACGACTCCAGACAAATCACCCAAGAAGCCCTGGGGCCAGGATGCAGGCACTGGCAAAGGGGTTCAAGGGCCACCTGCCAGGAAACCACCACGGCGGACACCTTCTCACCTGCCGTCCAGCCCTACGGCCGGGGACTGTCCCATCCCAGTAGCTCCTGAGAGCCCCCCACCACTGGCCCCCGAGACCCCAGACGAGGCAGCTCCTATGGCTGCTGACTCGAATGTCCAAGTGCCTGGCCCTACGGCGAGCCCCAAGCCATTGGGTCGGCTCCAGCCGCCCCGTGAGAGCAAGGGAAGTCGGAGGTCGCCGGGTACCAGGCCAGATACTGGGACAGGACCACCTTCTGCTATGGCTGAAAGGGCAAAGGTCAGGCTACACTTTGACACTGAGACTGATGGCTACTTCTCGGATGGGGAGATGAGCGACTCAGACATAGAGGCCGAGGACAGCGGTGTACAGCGGGGTCCCCGGGAGGCAGGGGCTGAGGAGGTGGTCCGCATGGGCGTACTGGCCTCCTAA
- the JADE2 gene encoding E3 ubiquitin-protein ligase Jade-2 isoform X3: MEEKRRKYSISSDNSDTTDSHTTSASRCSKLPSSTKSGWPRQNEKKPSEVFRTDLITAMKIPDSYQLSPDDYYILADPWRQEWEKGVQVPAGAEAIPEPVVRILPPLEGPPTQVSLSSSEFGEGSQPDWPEGSRYDLDEIDAYWLELINSELKEMERPELDELTLERVLEELETLCHQNMARAIETQEGLGIEYDEDVVCDVCRSPEGEDGNEMVFCDKCNVCVHQACYGILKVPTGSWLCRTCALGVQPKCLLCPKRGGALKPTRSGTKWVHVSCALWIPECSMPSCITAFHVTCAFDHGLEMRTILADNDEVKFKSFCQEHSDGGPRGDPTSEPAEPSPAGEDLEKVTLRKQRLQQLEEDFYELVEPTEVAERLNLAEALVDFIYQYWKLKRKANANQPLLTPKTDEVDNLAQQEQDVLYRRLKLFTHLRQDLERVRNLCYMVTRRERTKHAICKLQEQIFHLQMKLIEQDLCRERSGRRAKGKKNDSKRKGHEGPKGSPEKKEKVKTGHESVLGQLGLSTPFPIDGTFFNSWLAQSVQITAENMAMSEWSLNNGHHEDPAPGLLSEELLQDEETLLSFMRDPSLRPGDPARKARSRTRLPAKKKPPPPQDGPGPRTTPDKSPKKPWGQDAGTGKGVQGPPARKPPRRTPSHLPSSPTAGDCPIPVAPESPPPLAPETPDEAAPMAADSNVQVPGPTASPKPLGRLQPPRESKGSRRSPGTRPDTGTGPPSAMAERAKVRLHFDTETDGYFSDGEMSDSDIEAEDSGVQRGPREAGAEEVVRMGVLAS; the protein is encoded by the exons GCCACACTACATCTGCGTCAAGATGCTCCAAACTGCCCAGCAGCACCAAGTCAGGCTGGCCCCGGCAGAACGAAAAGAAGCCCTCGGAG GTTTTTCGGACAGACTTGATCACAGCCATGAAGATCCCGGACTCATACCAGCTCAGCCCCGATGACTACTATATCCTGGCGGACCCATGGCGACAggagtgggagaaaggtgtgcagGTGCCCGCTGGGGCAGAGGCCATTCCAGAGCCCGTGGTGAG GATCCTGCCACCACTGGAAGGCCCCCCTACCCAGGTGTCCCTGAGCAGCTCTGAATTTGGTGAGGGCTCCCAGCCCGATTGGCCAGAAGGCAGCCGCTATGACCTGGACGAGATTGACGCCTACTGGCTGGAGCTCATTAACTCAGAGCTCAAGGAGATGG AGAGGCCGGAGCTGGACGAGCTGACCTTAGAGCGTGTGCTGGAAGAGCTAgagacactgtgccaccagaacatGGCACGGGCCATCGAGACGCAGGAGGGGCTGGGCATCGAGTATGATGAGGATGTGGTTTGTGACGTGTGTCGCTCTCCCGAGGGCGAGGATGGCAACGAGATGGTCTTCTGTGACAAGTGCAACGTCTGTGTGCACCAG GCGTGCTATGGGATTCTCAAGGTGCCCACGGGCAGCTGGCTGTGCCGGACATGCGCCCTGGGTGTCCAGCCAAAGTGCCTGCTCTGCCCCAAGCGAGGAGGAGCCCTGAAGCCAACAAGAAGCGGAACCAAGTGGGTGCACGTCAGCTGTGCCCTGTGGATTCCTGAG TGCTCCATGCCTTCCTGCATCACGGCGTTTCACGTCACATGCGCCTTTGACCATGGCCTGGAAATGCGGACTATATTAGCTGACAACGATGAGGTCAAGTTCAAGTCCTTCTGCCAGGAGCACAGTGACGGGGGCCCTCGGGGTGATCCCACATCTGAACCTGCAGAGCCTAGCCCAGCTGGTGAGGACCTGGAAAAGGTGACCCTACGAAAGCAGCGGCTGCAGCAGCTGGAGGAAGACTTCTACGAGCTGGTGGAGCCAACTGAGGTAGCTGAGCGGCTGAACCTGGCAGAGGCGCTGGTCGACTTCATCTACCAGTACTGGAAACTGAAGAGGAAAGCCAATGCTAACCAACCGCTGCTGACTCCCAAGACCGACGAGGTGGACAACCTAGCCCAGCAGGAGCAAGATGTGCTTTATCGCCGCCTCAAGCTCTTCACGCACCTGCGGCAGGACTTGGAGAGG GTTAGAAATCTGTGCTACATGGTGACAAGGCGCGAGAGAACGAAACACGCCATCTGCAAACTCCAGGAGCAGATATTCCACCTGCAGATGAAACTTATTGAACAGGATCTGTGTCGAG AGCGGTCTGGGAGGAGAGCAAAGGGCAAGAAGAATGACTCGAAAAGGAAAGGCCACGAGGGCCCGAAGGGCAGCcctgagaagaaagagaaagtgaAGACTGGGCATGAGTCTGTCCTGGGGCAGCTGG GCCTGTCCACTCCATTTCCCATTGATGGCACCTTCTTCAACAGCTGGCTGGCGCAGTCAGTGCAGATCACAGCAGAGAACATGGCCATGAGTGAGTGGTCACTCAACAACGGACATCATGAGGACCCCGCCCCAGGGCTGCTGTCAGAGGAGCTGCTACAGGATGAGGAGACACTGCTCAGCTTCATGCGAGACCCCTCGCTGCGGCCCGGAGACCCTGCTAGGAAGGCCCGCAGCCGCACCCGCCTTCCAGCCAAGAAGAAGCCACCACCGCCACAGGATGGGCCAGGTCCACGGACGACTCCAGACAAATCACCCAAGAAGCCCTGGGGCCAGGATGCAGGCACTGGCAAAGGGGTTCAAGGGCCACCTGCCAGGAAACCACCACGGCGGACACCTTCTCACCTGCCGTCCAGCCCTACGGCCGGGGACTGTCCCATCCCAGTAGCTCCTGAGAGCCCCCCACCACTGGCCCCCGAGACCCCAGACGAGGCAGCTCCTATGGCTGCTGACTCGAATGTCCAAGTGCCTGGCCCTACGGCGAGCCCCAAGCCATTGGGTCGGCTCCAGCCGCCCCGTGAGAGCAAGGGAAGTCGGAGGTCGCCGGGTACCAGGCCAGATACTGGGACAGGACCACCTTCTGCTATGGCTGAAAGGGCAAAGGTCAGGCTACACTTTGACACTGAGACTGATGGCTACTTCTCGGATGGGGAGATGAGCGACTCAGACATAGAGGCCGAGGACAGCGGTGTACAGCGGGGTCCCCGGGAGGCAGGGGCTGAGGAGGTGGTCCGCATGGGCGTACTGGCCTCCTAA